The Nitrosopumilus cobalaminigenes genome contains a region encoding:
- a CDS encoding acyl-CoA mutase large subunit family protein, with protein MATKKSSKSKTPEKKIFTDSEYPVKRVYQKSTKKRPVEDAGKYPFTRGIHPGMFRERFWTMRQYSGFGDAKLTNERFKFMLEKGQTGLSMAFDLPTQIGYDSDSPQAEGEVGKVGVSITSIKDMQIAFDGIPLGKVSSSMTINSTASTLLAYYIAVGESQGFKSHELRGTTQNDILKEYIARNTYIYPPQPSMRLIGDMIEYCAEKVPSWYPVSISGYHMREAGCTATQEVAFTLANAIAYIQTCIDKGLKIDDFAPRLSFFFCCTIEFFEEVAKFRVARKVYAKILKEKFHAKNPRSLQLKFHTQTSGESLTAQQPNNNIVRVAIQTMAAVAGGTQSLHTNSRDEALALPTQESAKIALRTQQIVAHESGITKTADPLAGSYYLEELCDQIEADVWKYLKKIEKMGGSVKAIEKGFFQSEIRANAYRLKKETDDADRVIVGVNKYAEEEEQPELLRIDGRIEIQQKKALKKLRADRDSKKLEKALSAMQSAADTEENLMPYIVTAAKAFATTGEISNTFREVFGEYRPKEVF; from the coding sequence CAGATTCTGAATATCCTGTAAAACGAGTCTATCAAAAATCTACTAAAAAAAGACCTGTTGAAGATGCAGGAAAATATCCATTCACCAGAGGAATTCATCCTGGTATGTTCCGAGAACGATTTTGGACTATGCGACAGTATTCTGGGTTTGGTGATGCAAAACTTACCAATGAACGATTCAAATTCATGCTTGAAAAGGGTCAGACTGGTCTTAGTATGGCATTTGACTTACCAACTCAAATTGGTTATGATTCAGATTCTCCTCAAGCTGAAGGTGAAGTTGGAAAAGTTGGTGTATCCATTACGTCAATTAAAGACATGCAGATTGCCTTTGATGGCATTCCATTAGGAAAAGTCAGTTCTTCAATGACCATTAATTCTACAGCATCTACGTTATTAGCATATTATATCGCAGTTGGAGAATCTCAAGGATTCAAAAGTCATGAGCTTCGTGGAACTACACAAAACGATATTCTCAAGGAATACATTGCAAGAAATACCTACATCTATCCTCCTCAACCATCAATGCGATTAATTGGTGATATGATAGAGTATTGTGCAGAAAAAGTTCCATCCTGGTATCCTGTATCTATATCCGGGTATCATATGAGAGAAGCTGGTTGTACTGCGACACAAGAAGTTGCATTTACTTTAGCTAATGCAATAGCATACATCCAAACTTGTATTGACAAAGGATTGAAAATTGATGACTTTGCACCTCGACTTTCATTCTTCTTTTGCTGTACTATAGAATTCTTTGAAGAAGTTGCAAAGTTTAGAGTTGCACGAAAAGTTTATGCAAAAATTCTAAAAGAAAAGTTCCATGCAAAGAATCCACGTTCATTACAATTAAAATTCCATACTCAGACTAGTGGTGAATCTCTAACTGCACAACAACCAAACAACAACATTGTTCGTGTTGCAATCCAGACAATGGCTGCAGTTGCAGGTGGAACTCAATCATTACATACTAACTCTAGAGATGAAGCTCTTGCACTTCCTACTCAGGAATCTGCAAAAATTGCACTTAGAACTCAACAAATTGTTGCCCATGAAAGTGGTATTACAAAGACTGCTGATCCTCTGGCTGGTTCATATTATTTGGAAGAATTATGTGATCAAATTGAGGCTGATGTGTGGAAATATCTCAAAAAAATTGAAAAAATGGGTGGCTCTGTAAAAGCAATTGAAAAAGGATTTTTCCAATCTGAAATTAGAGCAAACGCCTACCGATTAAAGAAAGAAACTGATGATGCTGATAGAGTGATTGTAGGTGTAAACAAGTATGCTGAAGAAGAAGAACAGCCTGAATTACTGAGAATTGATGGTAGAATTGAGATTCAACAAAAGAAGGCTTTGAAAAAATTACGTGCAGACAGAGATTCTAAAAAATTAGAAAAGGCATTATCTGCAATGCAAAGTGCAGCTGATACTGAAGAAAATCTTATGCCATACATTGTAACTGCTGCAAAAGCATTTGCTACCACTGGAGAAATTAGTAACACCTTCCGTGAAGTCTTTG